In Euwallacea fornicatus isolate EFF26 chromosome 2, ASM4011564v1, whole genome shotgun sequence, one genomic interval encodes:
- the LOC136344275 gene encoding tigger transposable element-derived protein 4-like, with translation MRAWEECGGLGVGSGEKEQAHPGPRKTVNTTLVKWFEAGKKQNLPISGPVLQQKALNFAQQLGDKSFKASSGWVEKFKKRYGIVQKKICGESATVNEEHCSTWIRENLPALLAPYDEKDIFNADETGLFFKCLPDKTLSFKNEKCHGGKLSKERVTCLLAANMTGTEKLKIVLIGKSAKPRCFRGVTSLPLTYKSNKKAWMTADLFESWLLELDKYFLRQNRKVLLIIDNCPAHPQLNHKLRAIKLTFFPPNMTSKLQPLDQGIVNCFKLHYRQRILKKILDSFKSHSSIPKIDLLDFINIVANVWNVDVTQTTIHNCFRKAGFGIHNFYDQEDEIPLAQVREKIIQEQQMTSNIEDMFNRCVELCNVDHPTSMDEFINVDDNLITSEIATDEEIVASISNQAEHQEISDESDSDDISRKKTFPSRNIKCI, from the exons ATGcgagcgtgggaagaatgtggaggTCTGGGTGTCGGTTCTGGTGAAAAAGAACAGGCGCACCCAGG ACCTAGAAAAACTGTTAATACTACTTTAGTAAAATGGTTTGAAGCCGGTAAAAAACAGAATTTACCCATATCAGGCCcagttttacaacaaaaagctttaaattttgcacaACAATTAGgagataaaagttttaaagcaAGTTCAGGATgggttgaaaaatttaaaaaaag atatGGTATAGTGCAGAAAAAGATTTGCGGTGAAAGCGCAACTGTTAATGAAGAGCATTGTAGTACCTGGATCCGAGAAAATTTGCCAGCTCTTTTAGCTCCATATGATGAGAAAGACATCTTTAACGCAGACGAaactggattattttttaaatgcttaCCAGATAAAACGTTGTCcttcaaaaacgaaaagtgTCATGGAGGCAAACTAAGTAAGGAAAGGGTTACCTGTTTGCTAGCCGCAAATATGACTGGTactgagaaattaaaaattgtattaatagGAAAAAGTGCCAAACCACGATGTTTTCGAGGTGTGACAAGCTTACCACTTACctataaaagtaataaaaaagcaTGGATGACTGCCGATCTGTTCGAATCGTGGCTTTTGGAATtggacaaatattttttacgtcAAAACCGAAAAGTTTTACTTATTATTGATAATTGTCCGGCGCATCCTCAGCTAAATCACAAATTAAGAGCCATCAAGTTAACTTTCTTTCCACCGAACATGACTTCTAAATTACAGCCTCTCGATCAAGGCATCGTAAATTGTTTCAAGCTTCATTATAGACagaggattttgaaaaaaattttggacaGTTTCAAAAGTCATTCTTCCATTCCTAAGATTGATCTTCTCGACTTCATTAATATTGTGGCCAACGTGTGGAATGTGGATGTCACCCAGACAACAATTCACAATTGTTTTAGAAAAGCTGGTTTTGGCATTCATAACTTTTATGACCAAGAGGATGAAATTCCATTAGCACAAGtaagggaaaaaataattcaggAACAACAAATGACTTCGAATATTGAAGATATGTTTAATAGATGTGTAGAATTATGCAACGTAGATCACCCGACATCCATGGATGAGTTTATAAATGTTGATGATAATCTTATTACCAGCGAGATTGCTACAGATGAAGAAATTGTTGCTAGTATTAGCAACCAGGCTGAGCATCAAGAAATATCCGATGAAAGCGACAGTGATGatatttccaggaaaaaaacCTTCCCTTCACGAAATATCAAATGCATTTGA